From a single Adhaeribacter swui genomic region:
- a CDS encoding cation diffusion facilitator family transporter, which produces MAASKVPLYSALAANLAIAITKFIAAGVTGSSAMISEGIHSVVDTANEVLLLYGIHRSNKPADARRPFGYGKELYFWAFIVSILIFGIGGGISFYEGISHLQHPNLIEDPKWNYIVLGFAFLFDGASYITAQREFTRQRAGTPFWRAVRQSKDPSTFVVLFEDAADLLGLTVAFLGVFLGHYYQNPYFDAMASIIIGLILTTISALLLRESRSLLMGETADETLLAQVVQLALENPAVVRVDKPLSMHMGPEEIIVLVPLTFQEDILSREITVAIKDIRQSIQSQLPNITQLYIEPQIDD; this is translated from the coding sequence ATGGCGGCTTCTAAAGTTCCTTTATATAGTGCCCTAGCGGCTAATTTGGCAATTGCAATTACGAAGTTTATTGCGGCCGGTGTAACGGGCAGTTCTGCCATGATTTCGGAAGGCATTCATTCGGTAGTAGATACCGCCAACGAAGTACTGCTGCTCTATGGTATTCACCGGAGCAATAAACCCGCCGATGCTCGCCGGCCGTTCGGCTACGGCAAAGAATTGTACTTCTGGGCCTTTATTGTTTCTATTTTAATTTTTGGTATTGGTGGGGGCATTTCTTTTTACGAAGGTATTTCGCACCTGCAACACCCCAATTTAATTGAAGACCCCAAATGGAATTACATTGTACTGGGTTTTGCCTTTTTGTTCGATGGCGCTTCGTACATTACCGCGCAACGCGAATTTACCCGGCAACGTGCCGGCACTCCTTTCTGGCGAGCCGTGCGGCAGAGTAAAGATCCATCAACTTTCGTGGTTTTGTTTGAAGATGCCGCCGATTTACTAGGTTTAACCGTAGCTTTCCTGGGCGTTTTTTTGGGCCATTATTACCAAAACCCGTACTTCGATGCCATGGCTTCCATTATTATTGGCCTTATACTTACCACCATTTCGGCTTTGTTGCTTCGCGAAAGCCGCAGTTTACTGATGGGCGAAACGGCCGACGAAACTTTACTGGCGCAAGTAGTGCAACTCGCCCTGGAAAATCCGGCAGTAGTGCGGGTAGATAAACCGCTTTCCATGCACATGGGGCCCGAAGAAATCATTGTGTTAGTACCACTTACCTTTCAGGAAGATATTTTGAGCCGGGAAATTACCGTTGCCATCAAAGATATCCGCCAATCCATCCAAAGTCAGTTACCCAACATTACCCAACTATACATCGAACCCCAAATAGATGATTGA
- the ccoS gene encoding cbb3-type cytochrome oxidase assembly protein CcoS, whose translation MTIIFLLIGISLTVAVLFLGSFIWAVRSGQYDDDYTPSVRILFEEETKVKENTPS comes from the coding sequence ATGACTATTATATTTCTTTTAATCGGGATTAGCTTAACGGTGGCGGTATTGTTTTTGGGTTCTTTTATCTGGGCAGTACGGTCCGGACAGTACGACGACGATTATACACCTTCTGTCCGTATTTTATTTGAGGAAGAAACTAAGGTAAAGGAAAATACCCCGTCTTAA